A genome region from Marinobacter panjinensis includes the following:
- a CDS encoding HlyC/CorC family transporter → MNDDQSSRSQGSKSWLERISQAFSSGPESVEDVLEILRDAESQNIIDTDAMSIIEGAMQVIDMRVDEIMIPRSQMVTVKASQEPKEFLGEIISSAHSRFPVIGDSQDDVIGVLLAKDLLPLALNNDLNWNRIREILRPPTFVPESKRLNQLLKEFKETRNHMAIVVDEYGGTAGLITIEDVLEQIVGEIEDEHDFDEETHIKARGDGTYAVKAVTPVDDFNEFFETELDEEEFDTIGGVVLKEFGHLPRRGESVEFGGLQFTIANADNRVIRLLQVTRGDDQ, encoded by the coding sequence ATGAACGACGATCAGTCGAGTCGCAGTCAGGGCAGCAAGTCCTGGCTGGAGCGTATATCACAGGCCTTCTCCAGCGGGCCTGAGTCCGTAGAGGACGTGCTGGAAATCCTGCGGGACGCCGAGTCCCAGAACATCATCGATACCGATGCCATGAGCATCATCGAAGGTGCCATGCAGGTGATCGATATGCGGGTGGATGAAATCATGATCCCCCGCTCCCAGATGGTCACCGTCAAGGCATCCCAGGAGCCGAAAGAATTCCTGGGTGAAATCATTTCTTCTGCCCACAGCCGTTTCCCCGTCATTGGCGACAGCCAGGACGATGTGATTGGCGTGCTGCTTGCCAAGGATCTGCTTCCCCTGGCCCTGAATAACGACCTCAACTGGAACCGCATTCGTGAAATCCTGCGCCCGCCCACTTTTGTGCCGGAAAGCAAGCGTCTGAACCAGTTGCTGAAGGAATTCAAGGAAACCCGCAACCACATGGCCATCGTGGTGGATGAGTACGGCGGTACCGCCGGCCTGATCACCATCGAGGACGTGCTGGAGCAGATTGTGGGTGAGATCGAGGACGAACACGATTTTGACGAAGAAACCCACATCAAGGCCCGTGGTGACGGAACCTATGCGGTCAAAGCCGTTACGCCGGTGGATGACTTCAACGAATTCTTTGAAACCGAGCTGGACGAGGAAGAGTTCGACACCATCGGTGGTGTTGTGCTCAAGGAGTTCGGCCACCTGCCCAGACGGGGCGAGTCAGTGGAGTTTGGCGGGTTGCAGTTCACCATTGCCAATGCCGATAACCGAGTCATCCGTCTGCTGCAGGTAACGCGTGGTGATGACCAGTAA
- a CDS encoding zinc ribbon-containing protein, producing the protein MTEPERNHLSGKALAAYDRMLERVQSRLSEMQETTRDTLQEEIERAVEFEYELEDMTREEADLLGAYLQRDLEHLLHFVEETGEGLKEWLQLDISLVEHQLADMLFSVADKTKLDTLELSQKLEKHAPSQYISGEVATAGMFKCLNCGHMRCLTATSHLEPCEACGSHYYERVTSRWPRKSEQE; encoded by the coding sequence ATGACCGAACCAGAACGCAATCACCTCTCAGGCAAGGCCCTTGCGGCCTATGACCGCATGCTGGAACGGGTCCAGTCCCGGCTCAGTGAAATGCAGGAAACCACCCGCGATACACTGCAAGAAGAGATCGAGCGGGCAGTGGAATTTGAATACGAACTGGAAGACATGACCCGGGAGGAAGCAGACTTACTGGGCGCCTACCTGCAACGGGATCTGGAACACCTGCTGCATTTCGTGGAGGAAACCGGCGAAGGTCTGAAAGAATGGTTGCAACTGGATATCTCCCTGGTTGAGCATCAGCTGGCGGATATGCTGTTCTCGGTGGCGGACAAGACCAAGCTCGACACCCTTGAACTGTCCCAGAAACTCGAGAAACACGCACCCAGCCAGTACATCAGCGGCGAAGTGGCAACGGCTGGCATGTTCAAATGCCTCAACTGCGGCCACATGCGCTGCCTGACGGCCACCAGCCACCTGGAACCCTGCGAGGCCTGCGGCTCGCACTACTACGAACGTGTCACCAGCCGCTGGCCCCGGAAATCGGAGCAGGAGTAG
- the trmH gene encoding tRNA (guanosine(18)-2'-O)-methyltransferase TrmH, whose product MTPERLTRIKQTLNTRQPDLSVLTDQVHKPRNLSAIIRSCDAFGLANMHVVWPREGFRAFRKTAGGSYNWITTHTHPTMDEAVSTLKGQGHKLYAAQLSDRAIDYREADFTVPCTVILGNEVDGVSDKAAEQADEHIVIPMMGMVESLNVSSACAIILSEAQRQRKLAGLFDHRRLPDDEYNRLLFCWCQPVVKRYCDDRNLPYPPIDPETGELVDGVGWMQEVRKLRANRPRWTDKVPVDTNES is encoded by the coding sequence ATGACACCCGAACGCCTGACCCGAATCAAACAAACCCTCAACACCCGCCAACCAGACCTCAGTGTCCTCACCGACCAGGTCCACAAGCCCCGCAACCTGTCGGCCATCATCCGCTCATGCGATGCCTTCGGCCTGGCAAACATGCACGTGGTATGGCCAAGGGAAGGCTTCCGCGCGTTCCGTAAAACCGCCGGCGGCAGCTATAACTGGATAACCACCCATACCCACCCAACGATGGATGAAGCCGTATCTACGCTGAAAGGGCAGGGCCACAAACTCTACGCCGCACAGCTATCTGACCGCGCAATAGACTACCGGGAAGCAGATTTCACCGTGCCCTGCACGGTGATCCTGGGCAACGAAGTGGACGGCGTCAGCGACAAAGCCGCCGAGCAAGCAGACGAGCACATTGTGATTCCCATGATGGGCATGGTGGAGTCCCTGAATGTGTCGTCTGCATGTGCAATTATCCTTTCCGAAGCCCAACGGCAGCGTAAGCTGGCAGGATTGTTTGATCATCGGCGATTGCCGGACGACGAGTACAACCGCCTGCTGTTCTGCTGGTGCCAGCCCGTCGTAAAACGCTACTGCGACGACCGCAACCTGCCGTATCCACCCATAGATCCGGAAACCGGCGAACTGGTCGATGGAGTAGGCTGGATGCAGGAAGTCCGAAAACTACGCGCAAACCGCCCAAGATGGACCGACAAGGTACCTGTGGATACCAATGAATCATGA
- the miaB gene encoding tRNA (N6-isopentenyl adenosine(37)-C2)-methylthiotransferase MiaB: MAKKLYIKTHGCQMNEYDSSRMADLLKSGESVEMTDSPDDADILLLNTCSIREKAQDKVFHQLGRWKKLKNTKPDLIIGVGGCVASQEGQAIIDRAPFVDMVFGPQTLHRLPDMITEVRAKGNGVGVVDVSFPEIEKFDNLPDPGADGPSAFVSIMEGCSKYCTFCVVPYTRGEEVSRPVDDVIAEVAHLAGQGVREVNLLGQNVNAYRGETHDGDVMDMAELVTLIATIDGIDRIRYTTSHPVEFSDSLIEAYEQVPELVSHLHLPVQSGSDRILAAMKRGHTALEYKSKLRRLRKIRPDISFSSDFIIGFPGETEKDFEDTMKLINDIGFDMSFSFVFSARPGTPAADLPDDTPLEVKKQRLSILQDRLNQNVMDISRKMVGTTQRILVTGLSKKDPGEYAGRTENNRIVNFRHENPEVVGHFIDVEIREALPNSLRGVPVDLEMY, translated from the coding sequence ATGGCCAAGAAGCTGTACATCAAGACCCATGGCTGCCAGATGAACGAGTACGACTCATCCAGAATGGCGGACCTGTTGAAGAGCGGCGAAAGCGTTGAAATGACGGATTCGCCGGACGACGCTGACATCCTGTTGCTGAACACTTGTTCCATCCGGGAAAAAGCCCAGGACAAGGTATTCCACCAACTGGGTCGCTGGAAAAAACTGAAAAACACCAAGCCGGACCTGATCATCGGCGTGGGTGGCTGCGTGGCCAGCCAGGAAGGCCAGGCCATCATTGACCGCGCTCCCTTCGTCGATATGGTCTTCGGCCCGCAAACCCTGCACCGCCTGCCAGACATGATTACCGAGGTTCGTGCCAAAGGTAACGGCGTGGGCGTGGTGGATGTGAGCTTCCCGGAAATCGAAAAGTTCGACAACCTGCCCGACCCAGGCGCCGACGGCCCCTCCGCGTTTGTTTCCATCATGGAAGGCTGCAGCAAATACTGCACCTTCTGCGTCGTGCCCTACACCCGCGGTGAGGAAGTCAGCCGCCCGGTGGACGACGTGATTGCCGAAGTCGCTCACCTGGCCGGCCAGGGCGTACGCGAGGTTAACCTGCTGGGCCAGAACGTGAACGCCTACCGTGGCGAGACCCACGACGGCGACGTGATGGACATGGCCGAACTGGTCACCCTGATTGCCACCATCGACGGTATTGATCGCATCCGTTACACCACCTCGCACCCGGTGGAGTTCTCGGATTCGCTGATCGAAGCCTATGAACAGGTACCGGAACTGGTCAGCCACCTGCACTTACCGGTCCAGAGCGGTTCCGACCGCATCCTGGCAGCCATGAAGCGCGGCCACACGGCACTGGAGTACAAATCCAAACTCCGCCGCTTGCGCAAGATCCGCCCGGACATCAGCTTCTCGTCGGACTTTATCATTGGTTTCCCGGGGGAAACCGAGAAGGACTTTGAGGACACTATGAAGCTGATCAACGACATCGGCTTTGACATGTCCTTCAGCTTCGTCTTCAGTGCCCGGCCCGGCACCCCGGCGGCAGACCTGCCGGATGATACGCCGCTGGAAGTGAAGAAGCAGCGCCTTAGCATTCTCCAGGACCGGCTGAACCAGAACGTGATGGATATCAGCCGCAAGATGGTAGGCACGACCCAGCGCATCCTGGTGACAGGGCTGTCCAAGAAGGACCCCGGCGAATACGCGGGCCGAACCGAGAACAACCGTATTGTGAATTTCCGGCATGAAAACCCGGAGGTGGTTGGGCACTTTATTGATGTGGAGATTCGGGAGGCTCTGCCTAATTCTTTGCGGGGTGTGCCTGTGGATTTGGAGATGTATTAA
- the holA gene encoding DNA polymerase III subunit delta — MKTQAHQLPQLLHKGLSPVYLISGDEPLLVQECCDQVRKAAREAGFEDRITFHADQQLDWNRVGEELGALSLFAEKRRIEIHLPTGKLGDGRAVMESVLQNPPDDIILLLISARLDAAETRRKWYKELQNIGVHVPVWPIDADRFPGWLQQRARNHGLSLTRGALDILAERLEGNLLAASQELDRLALLGSGATIDEETIEQAVQDSSRFNGFELVTELLAGRAAHARKIIGVLQQEGENPLGLLTVLSRDLNLTMELNIAAAKRENTTGFLKKRGVFQPQRAKAVEQAARRLNRRQLMAALELCSATDRAAKGFDSLSPWHHLQDMITLLARPA; from the coding sequence ATGAAGACACAGGCACACCAGTTACCCCAGCTACTGCACAAAGGCCTGTCGCCGGTCTATCTGATATCCGGGGACGAGCCATTGCTGGTTCAGGAATGTTGCGATCAGGTCCGCAAGGCCGCTCGCGAAGCCGGCTTTGAAGACCGGATTACCTTTCACGCGGACCAACAGCTGGACTGGAACCGGGTCGGTGAGGAACTCGGCGCGCTGTCGTTGTTCGCAGAAAAGCGCCGTATTGAAATCCACCTTCCCACGGGCAAACTTGGCGATGGCCGGGCGGTGATGGAAAGCGTGCTGCAGAATCCGCCTGATGACATCATTCTGTTATTGATCAGCGCTCGCCTGGATGCGGCGGAAACCCGCCGTAAATGGTACAAGGAACTCCAGAACATAGGCGTTCACGTACCGGTCTGGCCCATTGATGCAGACAGGTTCCCGGGATGGCTTCAGCAACGGGCCCGCAACCACGGCCTGAGCCTGACCCGTGGTGCCCTGGACATCCTGGCTGAGCGCCTGGAAGGCAACTTGCTGGCAGCAAGCCAGGAACTGGACCGCCTGGCGTTGCTGGGATCCGGAGCCACCATTGATGAAGAGACCATTGAACAGGCTGTTCAGGACAGTTCGCGCTTCAACGGATTCGAGCTGGTCACGGAACTTCTTGCCGGCAGGGCTGCCCATGCCAGGAAAATCATCGGCGTACTCCAGCAGGAGGGTGAAAACCCACTGGGCCTGCTGACGGTGCTCTCCCGGGATCTCAACCTGACCATGGAACTGAACATCGCCGCCGCCAAACGCGAAAACACGACCGGTTTCCTGAAGAAACGGGGCGTGTTCCAGCCCCAGCGAGCAAAGGCTGTCGAGCAGGCAGCAAGGCGCCTGAACCGCCGCCAGCTCATGGCAGCACTGGAGCTGTGCAGCGCCACCGACCGCGCCGCAAAGGGCTTTGACAGCCTCTCCCCCTGGCATCACCTCCAGGACATGATTACCCTTTTGGCCAGGCCCGCCTGA
- a CDS encoding PhoH family protein has translation MKTNDSRQFDLHPVDQHRLTTLCGQFDEHLKHIERRMDVKVGRRGHHFRVEGETEHVAAATEVIRHLYRETEASDDISPDMVHLFIRETGFERLADDVPYNGAVTVIKTPKLQAKPRGENQQKYVHNIRTHDVNFGIGPAGTGKTWLAVACAVEALKDEQVKRILLVRPAVEAGEKLGFLPGDLAQKVDPYLRPLYDALYEMLGFDHVTRLIEKSVIEIAPLAFMRGRTLNNSFIILDESQNTTREQMKMFLTRIGFGSTAVITGDTTQVDLPRGQNSGLIHAAGVLSKVSGIGFTRFESRDVVRHPLVQRIVEAYDSLDDGSAPGQ, from the coding sequence TTGAAAACCAACGACTCAAGACAATTTGACCTGCACCCGGTAGACCAGCACCGGCTGACCACGCTTTGCGGCCAGTTCGATGAGCACCTGAAGCACATCGAGCGGCGTATGGACGTGAAGGTGGGCCGTCGTGGCCATCATTTCCGGGTGGAAGGCGAAACCGAGCATGTGGCCGCGGCTACAGAGGTTATCCGACATCTGTACCGGGAAACCGAGGCCAGTGACGACATCTCGCCGGACATGGTTCACCTGTTTATCCGCGAGACCGGCTTTGAGCGACTGGCGGATGATGTGCCCTACAACGGCGCCGTCACGGTCATCAAAACCCCGAAGCTGCAGGCCAAGCCCCGGGGCGAGAACCAGCAGAAGTACGTGCATAATATCCGCACCCACGATGTAAACTTTGGCATTGGCCCGGCCGGTACCGGCAAGACCTGGCTCGCGGTGGCCTGTGCGGTTGAGGCGCTTAAAGACGAACAGGTGAAGCGCATCCTGCTGGTTCGTCCCGCGGTGGAAGCGGGCGAGAAGCTTGGCTTTCTGCCTGGCGACCTGGCGCAAAAAGTGGACCCTTATCTTCGTCCGCTTTATGACGCTCTCTACGAAATGCTGGGCTTCGACCATGTCACTCGGCTGATCGAGAAGAGCGTGATCGAGATCGCGCCGCTGGCATTCATGCGGGGCCGTACACTCAACAATTCGTTTATCATCCTGGATGAAAGCCAGAACACCACCCGCGAGCAGATGAAAATGTTCCTGACGCGGATCGGCTTTGGTTCAACCGCAGTCATTACCGGCGATACCACCCAGGTGGACCTGCCACGCGGCCAGAACTCCGGCCTGATCCATGCGGCGGGGGTGCTGAGCAAGGTCTCCGGTATCGGATTCACGCGTTTCGAGTCCCGAGATGTGGTCCGTCATCCGCTGGTTCAGCGGATTGTTGAGGCCTATGATTCTCTGGACGACGGGAGTGCCCCAGGCCAGTGA
- the lnt gene encoding apolipoprotein N-acyltransferase, with protein MTSNTTPETTVLTSPLSEQPWLCAVALLVAGALQTLTFSPFNWWWLGPVSVALILLCCLPLAPHKLFRAGFLVGLGLFGTGASWVYVSISEHGNTSVPLAIILTVIFVAGLALFHGLAFWAWGKLSKDSTVRRLLLFPAVWILADWIRGWLLTGFPWLYLGTAHVDGPLGGFAPLVGVHGVTFWVTVTGGAAIACWWLARGTRYAGAAVVAVVALLPWITGPVVSGVAWTTLDEKPTTFASMQGNIPQQIKWDPDFLRDQIVAYLELTEDHWDTDLILWPETAIPIPQDQAGKIIDHIGEELGEDSTLITGIPWYGFSDRIEDFTFHNSIMAIGNGGGIYHKQKLVPFGEYVPLQQWLRGLIGFFDLPMSSFSRGPSNQSPLDANGISIMPFICYEVAYPDFVASNARNTDLLLTISNDGWFGDSIGPLQHLQIARMRALETGRYMLRGTNNGVTAIINHKGQIAETIPQFERAVLTGEVYSAKGSTPYMQSGSWPVLTLAAILIVFVRVRVIPKN; from the coding sequence ATGACCAGTAACACAACGCCCGAAACCACCGTGCTGACATCGCCCCTTTCTGAACAACCCTGGCTGTGCGCCGTGGCCCTTCTGGTCGCCGGTGCCCTGCAGACCCTGACCTTTTCGCCGTTCAACTGGTGGTGGCTGGGGCCGGTTTCCGTGGCGCTGATTCTCCTCTGTTGCCTGCCGCTGGCTCCGCACAAACTGTTTCGAGCCGGCTTTCTTGTGGGGCTCGGGCTGTTTGGTACCGGCGCGAGCTGGGTCTACGTCAGCATCAGCGAGCACGGCAACACATCGGTGCCACTAGCCATCATCCTCACGGTAATTTTTGTAGCGGGGCTAGCCCTGTTCCACGGCCTGGCATTCTGGGCCTGGGGCAAACTTTCCAAAGACAGTACGGTAAGACGGCTGCTCCTGTTTCCGGCCGTGTGGATACTGGCTGACTGGATCCGGGGCTGGCTGCTGACGGGGTTCCCCTGGCTGTATCTGGGTACCGCACACGTGGATGGCCCACTGGGCGGTTTTGCGCCACTGGTCGGCGTGCACGGTGTTACCTTCTGGGTGACGGTCACCGGCGGTGCAGCCATCGCCTGCTGGTGGCTCGCCAGGGGTACACGCTATGCCGGCGCCGCCGTTGTGGCCGTTGTCGCACTCTTGCCTTGGATCACCGGACCGGTGGTATCAGGCGTGGCGTGGACAACGCTCGACGAAAAGCCAACCACATTCGCGTCGATGCAGGGCAACATCCCCCAGCAGATCAAGTGGGACCCGGATTTCCTCCGGGACCAGATCGTTGCCTACCTTGAGCTGACGGAAGATCACTGGGACACCGACCTGATCCTGTGGCCCGAGACTGCCATCCCCATTCCCCAGGACCAGGCTGGAAAAATCATTGACCATATCGGTGAGGAACTGGGGGAAGACAGCACCCTGATTACCGGCATCCCCTGGTATGGTTTCAGTGACCGTATTGAAGACTTCACCTTCCACAACAGTATCATGGCCATCGGTAATGGCGGTGGCATCTACCACAAACAGAAACTGGTACCTTTCGGTGAATACGTGCCGTTGCAGCAGTGGCTCCGCGGCCTGATCGGTTTCTTTGATTTGCCCATGTCCAGCTTCAGCCGGGGGCCGTCCAACCAGTCTCCGTTGGATGCCAATGGCATCAGCATCATGCCGTTTATCTGCTACGAAGTAGCCTACCCGGATTTCGTCGCCAGCAACGCCCGCAATACTGACCTGTTACTGACCATCAGCAACGACGGCTGGTTCGGTGACTCCATCGGCCCGCTGCAGCACCTGCAGATTGCCCGCATGCGGGCCCTGGAAACCGGGCGTTATATGTTGAGGGGCACCAACAATGGCGTCACGGCCATCATTAACCACAAGGGCCAGATTGCGGAAACCATTCCTCAGTTTGAACGTGCGGTGCTTACTGGAGAAGTTTACTCCGCGAAAGGGAGCACACCCTACATGCAGTCCGGCTCCTGGCCGGTGCTGACGCTGGCGGCGATTCTTATTGTGTTTGTGAGGGTGCGGGTGATTCCCAAGAATTGA
- the leuS gene encoding leucine--tRNA ligase, translating to MDQQYNPRDVEQQARTYWEENNTFTVKEEPGKPKYYCLSMFPYPSGKLHMGHVRNYTIGDVISRYQRMQGKNVMQPMGWDAFGLPAENAAIANKTAPAKWTHANIAYMKNQLKQLGFGYDWNRELATCKPDYYRWEQWFFARLYEKGLVYKKMSTVNWDPVDQTVLANEQVVDGKGWRSGAPVEQKKIPQWFIRITDYAEELLNDLDQLEDWPEQVKTMQRNWIGKSTGTELTFPLKNRDDALDVYTTRPDTLMGVTYMAVAAEHPIAKASSERYPEVAEFVEQCRNSKVAEADMATMEKKGIDTGYKAIHPLTQEEIPVYVANFVLMEYGTGALMAVPAHDDRDHEFAIKYRLPIKQVIAPSDNREIDTQEEAFTEKGILVSSGKYNGLTSEEAFEAIADYLEKNGIGKRTVNYRLRDWGVSRQRYWGAPIPMMTLEDGTERPVPDDQLPVVLPEDVTMDGVQSPIKADPEWAKTSFEGQPATLETDTFDTFMESSWYYARFCSPNYDKGMLDPAAANYWLPVDQYIGGIEHAILHLLYARFFHKLLRDVGLVNSSEPFNRLLCQGMVLAETYYREDDNGGKVWISPADVITEKDEKGQVVRAVHKDDGQPVVSGGVTKMSKSKNNGIDPQAIIDEHGADTVRLFMMFAAPPEQSLEWSDSGVEGAHRFLKRLWRMVSEHTVNAPVPALDSASLDEGQRNLRRKTHETIAKVSDDISRRLTFNTSIAAVMELLNEVGKLGGDEPQSRAVRQEALDTAVLMLSPIAPHICHQLWQALGHEEPVVDASWPTADKAAMVRSEIQIVLQVNGKVRAKADVPANIEKDALEALALDNENVIRFTEGKTVRKVIVVPGKLVNVVAN from the coding sequence ATGGACCAGCAATACAATCCCCGCGATGTTGAACAGCAAGCCCGCACCTACTGGGAAGAAAATAACACATTCACAGTGAAGGAAGAGCCGGGCAAGCCCAAATATTATTGCCTGTCCATGTTCCCCTACCCCAGCGGCAAGCTGCACATGGGGCACGTTCGCAACTACACCATTGGCGATGTAATCTCCCGGTACCAGCGCATGCAGGGCAAGAATGTCATGCAGCCCATGGGCTGGGACGCCTTCGGCCTGCCCGCTGAAAACGCTGCCATTGCCAACAAGACCGCGCCGGCGAAGTGGACCCACGCCAATATTGCCTACATGAAGAACCAGCTCAAGCAGCTGGGCTTCGGTTACGACTGGAACCGCGAGCTGGCCACCTGCAAGCCGGACTACTACCGTTGGGAACAGTGGTTCTTCGCCCGCCTGTACGAAAAAGGCCTGGTGTACAAAAAGATGTCCACCGTTAACTGGGACCCGGTTGACCAGACCGTGCTGGCCAACGAGCAGGTGGTGGACGGCAAAGGCTGGCGGTCCGGTGCCCCGGTTGAGCAGAAGAAAATCCCCCAGTGGTTTATCCGCATTACCGACTACGCCGAGGAACTGCTGAACGACCTGGATCAGCTGGAAGACTGGCCCGAGCAGGTCAAGACCATGCAGCGCAACTGGATCGGCAAATCCACCGGTACCGAGCTGACGTTCCCCCTCAAGAACCGCGATGACGCACTGGATGTCTACACCACCCGCCCGGACACCCTGATGGGGGTTACCTACATGGCGGTAGCGGCAGAGCACCCGATTGCCAAAGCCTCCTCCGAGCGGTATCCGGAAGTGGCAGAATTTGTGGAGCAATGCCGCAACAGCAAGGTTGCCGAAGCCGACATGGCAACCATGGAAAAGAAAGGCATCGATACCGGCTACAAGGCCATTCACCCGCTGACCCAGGAAGAAATTCCGGTTTACGTCGCCAATTTCGTGTTGATGGAATACGGTACCGGCGCACTGATGGCGGTGCCCGCTCACGATGACCGGGATCACGAATTCGCGATCAAATACCGGTTGCCGATCAAACAGGTAATCGCACCCTCCGATAATCGCGAAATCGACACACAGGAAGAGGCTTTCACCGAGAAGGGTATCCTGGTGTCGTCCGGCAAATACAACGGCCTGACCAGCGAAGAAGCGTTCGAAGCCATCGCCGACTACCTGGAAAAAAACGGCATCGGCAAGCGCACGGTCAACTACCGCTTGCGGGATTGGGGTGTATCACGCCAGCGCTACTGGGGCGCGCCGATTCCGATGATGACCCTGGAAGACGGCACCGAACGCCCGGTCCCCGACGACCAGTTGCCTGTTGTCCTACCGGAAGACGTGACCATGGACGGCGTGCAATCGCCCATCAAGGCTGATCCGGAGTGGGCAAAAACCAGTTTTGAAGGCCAGCCTGCCACGCTGGAAACCGATACCTTCGACACCTTCATGGAGTCGTCCTGGTATTACGCCCGTTTCTGCAGCCCAAATTACGACAAGGGCATGCTGGACCCGGCTGCTGCCAACTACTGGCTGCCGGTAGACCAGTACATTGGCGGCATCGAGCACGCCATTCTGCACCTGCTTTATGCCCGTTTCTTCCACAAACTGCTGCGGGACGTAGGGCTGGTGAACAGTTCCGAACCGTTCAATCGCCTGCTGTGTCAGGGCATGGTGCTGGCAGAAACCTATTACCGCGAAGACGACAACGGTGGCAAGGTGTGGATTTCCCCGGCGGACGTGATCACCGAAAAAGACGAGAAAGGCCAGGTTGTCCGCGCCGTTCACAAGGACGACGGCCAGCCGGTGGTATCCGGTGGTGTGACCAAGATGTCCAAATCCAAGAACAACGGCATCGACCCACAGGCCATCATTGACGAGCATGGCGCAGATACCGTGCGTCTGTTCATGATGTTCGCCGCCCCTCCGGAGCAGTCCCTGGAGTGGTCCGATAGCGGCGTTGAGGGTGCCCACCGCTTCCTCAAACGGCTGTGGCGTATGGTCAGCGAGCATACGGTGAACGCACCGGTTCCGGCCCTGGATAGCGCCAGCCTTGATGAAGGTCAGCGCAACCTTCGCCGCAAGACCCATGAAACCATTGCCAAGGTCAGTGACGACATCAGCCGCCGGCTGACGTTCAACACCTCGATCGCAGCGGTCATGGAGCTTCTGAACGAAGTTGGCAAACTGGGCGGCGACGAGCCCCAAAGCCGGGCCGTACGCCAGGAAGCCCTGGATACTGCCGTGCTGATGCTCTCCCCCATCGCCCCCCATATCTGCCACCAGCTGTGGCAGGCATTGGGGCATGAAGAACCGGTGGTGGACGCCTCCTGGCCCACCGCCGACAAGGCTGCCATGGTTCGCAGCGAGATCCAGATTGTGCTTCAGGTAAATGGCAAGGTGCGCGCCAAGGCAGACGTCCCGGCCAATATTGAAAAAGACGCCTTGGAAGCGCTCGCTCTGGACAATGAAAATGTCATCCGCTTTACCGAAGGCAAGACCGTTCGCAAGGTGATCGTTGTGCCGGGCAAACTGGTTAACGTGGTGGCCAACTGA
- the lptE gene encoding LPS assembly lipoprotein LptE, with protein MKPAADSLIRPMVAAALSLLIAGCGFQLRGAPPVSSALQPLAVDCADNVPGQLCDAVREQLELGRIELKPAEEADFVLRIGKFRQERRASAITLRAAAAEYTLRHTVNIEVLTADNIPLIEPADLNTSETYRYDESNVLAKQREEEALREQLHDRLAQQIIFRLAPIDEDRIERLRQEAEQARNEETEPSS; from the coding sequence ATGAAACCGGCGGCCGACTCCCTGATTCGTCCCATGGTGGCAGCAGCCCTGTCCCTGCTGATTGCGGGGTGCGGGTTTCAGCTGCGGGGCGCGCCACCGGTATCCTCAGCATTGCAGCCACTGGCGGTGGACTGCGCCGATAACGTACCGGGGCAACTGTGCGACGCTGTCCGGGAACAGCTGGAGCTGGGTCGGATTGAACTGAAGCCCGCCGAAGAAGCGGATTTTGTCCTCAGGATCGGCAAGTTCCGCCAGGAACGGCGCGCCAGTGCCATTACTCTGCGTGCTGCTGCTGCCGAGTACACGTTGCGGCATACGGTTAACATCGAGGTGCTCACCGCAGACAACATTCCCCTTATTGAGCCCGCCGATCTCAATACCAGTGAAACCTATCGCTACGACGAATCGAACGTGCTTGCCAAACAGCGGGAAGAAGAGGCGTTGAGGGAACAGCTCCATGATCGCCTGGCACAACAGATCATCTTCCGGCTGGCGCCCATTGATGAAGATCGCATTGAACGATTGCGGCAGGAAGCAGAGCAGGCCCGCAACGAAGAGACTGAGCCGTCGTCATGA
- the ybeY gene encoding rRNA maturation RNase YbeY — translation MSELTVDLQRALEAPGVPADTDFERWAQAAWLGEDPSEVTIRIVAIDESAGLNGQYRGKSGPTNVLSFPFEAPAGITVPLAGDLIICAPVVEKEAAEQQKTLQEHWAHMVVHGMLHLQGYDHIDDNDAEVMEALEIRLLGQLGFSNPYETEETEKDS, via the coding sequence GTGAGTGAACTGACGGTAGATTTGCAGCGGGCTCTTGAGGCACCGGGGGTGCCGGCAGACACCGACTTCGAGCGCTGGGCACAGGCAGCATGGCTGGGCGAGGATCCATCAGAGGTGACGATACGTATCGTTGCCATCGATGAAAGCGCCGGGCTGAACGGCCAGTATCGCGGGAAATCGGGACCAACCAATGTCCTGTCCTTCCCATTTGAAGCGCCAGCCGGTATAACAGTCCCGTTGGCCGGTGATCTTATTATCTGCGCCCCGGTTGTCGAAAAAGAAGCGGCTGAACAGCAGAAAACACTGCAGGAACACTGGGCCCATATGGTGGTGCATGGCATGTTGCACCTTCAGGGCTATGACCATATTGACGATAATGATGCCGAGGTCATGGAAGCCCTCGAGATCCGGTTGCTAGGGCAACTCGGGTTCAGCAATCCTTACGAGACAGAGGAAACGGAAAAAGACTCATGA